The region AAAATGGACAAATGTTACTCTACTGTATCAACAACAATAATGTTCCCTTGTTCTTACCGCTTAAGTACGCCAACACAAGAGATGGTTGCAACTCAGTAGCGACTTTTGCGTCCTCCAGCGAATAAATGTAATTTCCTGTAGAAGAAACGATGATGAGGACTTTGGGCAGAAACAACAGATATTATTCTAAAGCATTTGGCAAGCCAACGGAGGGATTCGATTTACGGATTCACATAAAGCCGAGGAGACCGTATCgttttcgttcttttttttttttgtagaggaTTATTGTAAATCTTAATACTTCGTTTATATTAAAAGTTCATTTCGCTTAAGtcggctcaaaccagtttcaacgatTCCAAGTAACGCTCTTATTAAAAGGATTGGCACTACAACGCagtatcatgtattagcaatgttgtggtaccaaatgaaacacgaattattgctgaacaacatgcagtcattattgtgacgtaatatgtcaccgtggcaacgggtaAGCCCTGTCAAAAACACTCTTTACTTTGTCTTTAGTtccttatatctcaaaaacgaactcggtgaccccaattttttatttctgaaaagtaatcagaaggtcaagatgaaactttctgcaaagttaaaaaaaaaatctgtatagCGGAttgagagccaccttaattttgtgattttttttaaaggtggCTCTGATTCTCCAGTACAGAAATTTTCCAAATCGGCCGAAATTTTCgtcttggccttctgatcacttttcaacaataaaaaatgggggtcaccagtTCCTTTTTGAGATACGAGcaaataaatccaaaatatagggtgtttttgccgGGCCTTTTCGTTGCCAAGgcaacttattacatcacaataatgactacatcttgtttaaaaataatcgatgtttcatatggtaccgtAACATTGCTATACAGTGTTGTCGCGTGATTTGTTCTGAAGGGAGTGTCTTCGAAggttgaaactgttttgagccaccttaaatgtaGCATGTTTAAGGAAGGATGGAGTTGGGTTCAAAAGAAACTCTGGTGCTGCGCATGCGTCGGTGGGGAGTGTAACACGAAAAATTCGCTTTTATCCAGGGAGTTAAGGAAGGTAAATAAACCACCTTAAGAAAGATTTGCGAGGTGGCGTTTTGAGCCTTGGGTCTTCTTCAGGGGGCTAACGAAGGCTAGCGTATGTTTAACAGGTAGAATGCCTGTTGCCGTGTGTccgttcagtaatagatcacagatgacgtcaaattGTGGTAAGAACCAAAAAAGctgcacacgaggcgatagtgGAGTGtatcactgatgttcttaccacactttgacgtcttctgtgatctaccGGTATTACAGAACAGACaaacggcaacatggaatctatttgttcaGGTTCAgtataaaataaagaattaaaaagatTTTGATGGTGACGTCCGCTATGGGTCTGTCCTCTTATAGATGATTGGTGAGAATAAATGTATGCATTATTGAGGCTAAAGATGCGACCAGGTGGTTAGTTACAAAGCATGGTAGACTTGACCTCGGAACCTCCAAATTCGAGGCCAAAAGGGATCGGAGCCGGATTGGAACCAGGCACAAAACGCAAGTCAATCCAACACCCTCATCACGGCATCACGTCGTCTTCCGAACAAGGCGTTTTTAAGCGACTCGACCAGCGTTCATATTAGGCTTCCCAAAGAGTATTCGCATGTAACCAGATACCAATTCGGaggaaataggccattttacagttgtttgatcagtgacctagcctatgaatggctgcgaagctgccggtgaccttgtattgatacagacctcgctgcttttatcatgtaaattgtgttgttgtaattctcattagtctacattaacattacaaaagcacgaagttttgtatcaaagcagggtaccagcagcctcgcttccattcttaggccaggaaacctagctacaactgtaaaattgtcTATGAGCTTGGTACataattttctttgatttgcaaTTTACTATCAACTTTTGGTTTTTGTATAATCTCACGCAGTTAGACTGGGACGAGCATGTAATGGAGGCTAGTGTGGAAGCAGCCTCCATCCTATGCTCGTCCAAGTACTCCCATGAAACTGGCTTACAAGACTGATTTTTCCGATGTTTGCGAGTTGGAAGTTGTAAAAAGGCCTAAGAACTTTTAACACGCTGGCGTTGCGAAAGTTCTAAATCGTTCGCTTACACAGCCCAACACTTTCTTCAAGATCCGCTGACCGCTGTAATTTTGCGCTAAAAATTTGTCGCCAGTTGTACGAGTCGACCCacttctcccctcccccctgaGAAAAGCATGGATAATAGTTCAAACAACTCACCCAAACTAAAATGTGCTTTCGCTCTGTTGCTGTAAAGTTTGGCCTTAAGAAGCTCATCTTTGCAGTTAACCGCAATTCCTTCTGTATAAAGTCGTATGGCTTCGCTAAAATCTTTCCCTCTGCATATTTCATTCCCTTTTATCAGGAAAGCATTTGCTTTAGCTAAAAAGAAAACCCAAATAAACACAAGTTTCCAGGGAATTTTCGATAAAGCACACGGTAAAGACAATGGAGAAGTATTGCATCGGGTCTACGGAAAACGGCGAAGTGGTCAGGCAGAAATTGGCGTTTTTCCAAAATCCAAGGAAACGTGCTTGATTTTAGTTGATTCCTTGAGACTGCAGACGTCGAGGAGCTTCTCAAAAAGAGAGAAATGttagaaaaagagaaattacATGATTTAACGACAAGAAGTAGCGTGTCGTTTGCAGTTTCACTTGGACGCGATGCTACATTTCTCCAATGATAAGTCTAGTTTTCAAGACtacaattttggacaaaactctttGGGAAAATGAGACACACCACTTTAAGTCATTCCCTCAGTTGCATGTGTGATAAAGGATTAACTTTTCCATACTTTCCCCTTCCCCTTAATCCAATTTTGGTTAAGAAACggccaaaggcttgcacagtatttttcACCACATTATAAACATTGGCATCGGGGAGAAGGGGGTGGGAGACAAATAGACTTTTTAGACTTAGAATACTTTAGACTTAAAATTTTTCCCAAGAGCTTTGTCCAAGATTATAGATGTGCAAAGTCTTTTTTTGTTACTTTCACAAAAACCCTACAGATTTGGCTACCAGTTCGAGATTCAATACGGGAACTAATTTTGTTATCCATCGCAAACAATCAATCGCGAACCTACATTTAGGCAATGCCCAAATGGACTGAGTTGAACAATTTTACACCTGGCTCGACAACGAAGGACAGTTCAAGCAGGTTTAAAGCTTTAGATAAACCAGTTTAAGATTACACccaagaaaacaaattaaaagcaCTCGGGCAAAAACTGAAGAGATTATCtcaagcattttttttaatatttatcgCCAGGCTTTAGTAGAAGCCAACAAAATGCTTTGACTTCAATACCAAATAATGAACTTTCGTCTTGTCGACCCGGCTTGATAATTTGGTGCGACACgtcgcaacaattcgccttgtgtgacacggacaatttcatgaaaatcattgtcgcggcggcagaattttgtcgccgcgatcagtcgcacgaattcaaaccagtttaaactcctacgacttatcgcagcgacaaaattatcgaaagcagcgttgtcgcaccgtgtgtacagttccggcaacaagtcgttgcgacaaaatataaatgaaccaatgatagagcgtcatatggtcagccatatcaAATTACCAacctagttcacattccccctcatacgagatcactgcgtgtgcaccgaacatgGCGtggtgtcgcagcgacttgttttgcaagtagtaaaCACGGAGCAACTTGTTGCAGAGAcctgtcgcctagtgtgtctcgGCCTTCAAGCTtgcaaaaacatgaaaacaaagCTGGTTTTAATGAGAGGTAAAATCGCGCTGCACGTGAATATGGTTTACATCAtagtaaatttttattttcctatgCAAAACGATGTAAGATTaccaaattcaaaattttgtcTCGAGCGTCGGCACACAACGGTAAAATGTTCATCTTTGCCTTTTATTGGATAACAAACATCCTCCGCTTGTCCCACGACAAATTTTAAATTGCTTGTCTTTGTTCAGAATTTGAGATTCAGGGAAGCTTAGCTAACCTTCCCAGAACTCTAAAGAACAATGATGGTGAATGACAGCCATTATTTTTTAGAAAATTACGCAGTAACAATTAAACTGGAATCAGGAATTGGTGGTCTCACTTCTTCCATAGTTAATGCTTGGAGAGGGTTATAAAAcgcgacaagttcctttgtttgatgtttttgtccgtatttttggccttgacactgcacaaaacacaccttttttcgatacgataaccaatcaaatcgtTCGACTAATTTGGGAACCCGTGCGAGacccaaacaaaagattgtgcagggtcacagtcaattcaacattcaacatcagacctttttgcagatacggcggccattttgatttctattttaTCGAAAGACACTATGGGATGCTCTTGGGGCAAattaatagctatttgaaacaatagaaatcaaaatggccgccgtatctgcaaaaaggtctattgcgacaacattgttatcgcttttgaaggttttaaggtttcataaccagttcctcgattaactatgcttCTTCCAAAGCTTTCAATGCCTGGAGAATGCAAATCAAGGGGTCCGCTTCCTGTACTCGTTACCTTCTGGTTTGTTACTTGAAATGGCTGCGTTAACATTCGAGGTATGGGACATGTAGAATAAACCTGCCGTTGTTAACAACCGGAGTAGTGAATTCGGACCTGGTTTGTCTTTTAGCATCAGCATACAGACTGAAAGCAAGCAGCATACTCGAACTCACCTTTCAAGGTGTCTTCATCTGAATCCAGCGTTCCTGTCTCGGCAACTGAGTTGATATCGGATCCATTTGCTTTCTCAGCCATGTGCACTGGCAGTTCTGTTTAGAGGCCTTACGTTTTAAAAGATATAAAGAGCtagttctttaaaattttatttgtgTATGAAGGCAGACAAGCAAGAACTATCAGAATATGACATCAGTGTTGGAGTAAACATAGTATGAGTTC is a window of Montipora capricornis isolate CH-2021 chromosome 13, ASM3666992v2, whole genome shotgun sequence DNA encoding:
- the LOC138028564 gene encoding tetratricopeptide repeat protein 4-like isoform X2 is translated as MAEKANGSDINSVAETGTLDSDEDTLKAKANAFLIKGNEICRGKDFSEAIRLYTEGIAVNCKDELLKAKLYSNRAKAHFSLGNYIYSLEDAKVATELQPSLVLAYLSGIPLPKCGKDGRQ
- the LOC138028564 gene encoding tetratricopeptide repeat protein 4-like isoform X1, coding for MAEKANGSDINSVAETGTLDSDEDTLKAKANAFLIKGNEICRGKDFSEAIRLYTEGIAVNCKDELLKAKLYSNRAKAHFSLGNYIYSLEDAKVATELQPSLVLAYLSDSPCTWESFLSKIGWNKTNNETDTLRLSVK